In the Brevundimonas mediterranea genome, TGCTGATCGGTCCATTTGCGAGTCTGGAGCGCGCCCTCGATATAGACGGTCGAGCCCTTCTTCACATAGTTCTCGACCACCTTGACGATGTTGTCGTTGAAGATGACGACCCGGTGCCACTCGGTCTTTTCCTTGCGCTCGCCCGAGGACTTGTCGCGCCAGGTTTCCGAGGTGGCGATCGACAGGTTGGCGATGCGGTCGCCGTTCGGCATCGACCGGATTTCGGGATCGCGGCCCAGATTGCCGACCAGAATGACCTTGTTGACGCTGCCCGCCATGGAAACTTCCTTCTCGTAGGGAGCGGCGAGTCCCTCGCCCACTCCGTAATTCAGCCGGATGTCTTAGAGCCGCCGCCGATCACCGCCAGCCGCATTCGACATCA is a window encoding:
- the ssb gene encoding single-stranded DNA-binding protein encodes the protein MAGSVNKVILVGNLGRDPEIRSMPNGDRIANLSIATSETWRDKSSGERKEKTEWHRVVIFNDNIVKVVENYVKKGSTVYIEGALQTRKWTDQQGVEKYSTEIVVSRFKGELTMLGGRSEGGSQGGGYGGGGGGGRGDDDYSSGFSTGGANKPSGPKESYDLNDDIPF